One window of Gemmatimonas aurantiaca genomic DNA carries:
- a CDS encoding CusA/CzcA family heavy metal efflux RND transporter, with product MLDAIARFSLRQRLLVLVLSVVLVIAGVASWRALKLEAYPDVSDTEVAIITQYDGRAAEEVEQQITIPVERAVNSVPRVLNRRSRTIFGLSIVKLTFQEGTDDFFARQQVLEKLRDVDLPAGAQPQLAPLSTPVGEIVRYVVEGDARFNSMQLRELQDWVVIPRLLQAPGVTDITNFGGLVRQYNVVIDPERLQKFGLTIQQLAESIRENNGSTGGNVIRSGASQLAVRVVGRIIGREDLERTVVSTQRGVPLFLRDIASVEMGPLPPTGVLGFTDLIRNEDVDDGVEGIVLMRRGENPSEVLEAVKSRIDELNAGALPDGARVRVLYDRSELVDATLRTVSHTLAEGLLIVTLMLLLFLGDLRLAAAVAVTIPLSLCGAFVLMKATGIPANLLSLGAIDFGIIVDASVVMVEAIARTLSHASDEERRLGNRRAIFAAGSEVRRQIVFAVLIIVLAFLPLFTLQRVEGKLFRPMAFTLSFAIGTSLVLALTIVPVACSLLLGRNFRERHNPVLHWLSERYRRTVAWVLRRPGPVLAGAAVLIVSSLAGARLIGTEFLPQLDEGGFNIRCILPSGIALDEARQYPTQIRAALARFPEVRVAISSLGRNDDGTDPYGPSRIETLVQLRPYDSWTTGRTKSDLQRAMQQALETQMPGASFSFSQPILDNVSEAVTGSAADLAVLVNGNHPDTLRRVALAVLDEVRRVPGASASGLEQEGPQTQLLVDVDREALARYGIDISDVNTVIDLAVAGSPVSEVYEGDRRFAITLRYTREARSSIPAIENLQILTTSGARIPLSQVARVKLVEGQTLIARENGVRQIGVRTNIVGRDQGSFVAEAQDRVAKAVSLPDGYDIRWGGQFENLTRARERLLLIVPITILLIFVVLFVLFDNSMIDAGVVLMNVPFAMVGGVAALLLRNINFSVSAGVGFISLFGVAVMSGVLLVSYINMLRQERLLRLHQAVLEGAVTQFRPILMMMSVALIGLIPAARAEGIGSDIQRPLASVIVGGLLSALLLTLLVMPALYFVVERFRVARQYRRRHARRAREGEDDQF from the coding sequence ATGCTCGACGCGATTGCCCGCTTCTCCCTGCGCCAGCGCCTGCTGGTCCTCGTGCTCTCGGTGGTGCTCGTGATCGCCGGCGTGGCGAGTTGGCGCGCGCTCAAACTCGAAGCATACCCCGATGTGTCGGACACCGAAGTCGCGATCATCACCCAGTACGACGGACGCGCCGCCGAGGAGGTGGAACAGCAGATCACCATCCCCGTCGAACGCGCCGTCAACAGTGTGCCCCGTGTGCTCAACCGGCGCTCACGGACGATCTTCGGACTGTCCATCGTCAAACTGACGTTCCAGGAAGGCACCGACGATTTCTTCGCGCGCCAGCAGGTACTCGAGAAGCTGCGCGACGTGGACCTGCCGGCAGGCGCGCAACCACAACTGGCACCGCTCTCCACACCCGTGGGTGAGATCGTGCGGTATGTGGTGGAAGGCGACGCGCGCTTCAACTCCATGCAGTTGCGGGAGCTGCAGGACTGGGTGGTCATCCCGCGCCTGCTGCAGGCGCCGGGTGTCACCGACATCACGAACTTCGGTGGTCTCGTCCGGCAGTACAATGTGGTCATCGACCCCGAGCGGTTGCAGAAGTTCGGCCTCACCATCCAGCAACTCGCGGAATCCATTCGCGAGAACAACGGCAGCACCGGTGGCAATGTCATCCGCAGCGGTGCCTCGCAGCTCGCCGTGCGGGTGGTGGGCCGCATCATCGGGCGGGAGGATCTCGAACGCACGGTCGTGTCGACCCAGCGCGGTGTACCCCTCTTCCTGCGTGATATCGCCAGTGTGGAGATGGGCCCCCTGCCGCCAACGGGTGTGCTCGGGTTCACCGATCTCATACGCAACGAAGACGTGGACGATGGCGTCGAAGGCATCGTGCTCATGCGCCGCGGCGAAAATCCCTCCGAAGTGCTGGAGGCCGTGAAGTCGCGCATCGACGAACTGAATGCCGGCGCATTGCCCGACGGAGCGCGGGTCCGGGTGCTCTACGACCGTTCGGAGCTGGTCGATGCCACCCTGCGCACGGTGTCACACACTCTCGCCGAAGGGCTCCTCATCGTGACGCTGATGCTGCTGCTCTTTCTGGGCGATCTGCGTCTCGCCGCGGCGGTGGCGGTGACCATTCCGCTCTCGCTCTGCGGCGCCTTCGTGCTGATGAAAGCCACGGGCATCCCCGCCAATCTCCTGTCACTCGGCGCCATCGACTTCGGGATCATCGTCGACGCGTCGGTGGTGATGGTCGAAGCGATCGCCCGCACCCTCTCGCACGCCAGCGACGAGGAGCGCCGACTCGGCAACCGGCGGGCGATCTTCGCAGCGGGCAGTGAGGTGCGCCGGCAGATCGTGTTCGCGGTGCTGATCATCGTCCTGGCGTTCCTGCCGCTGTTCACGCTGCAGCGCGTGGAAGGCAAGTTGTTCCGCCCGATGGCGTTCACCCTTTCGTTCGCCATCGGCACGTCGCTGGTCCTGGCACTGACCATCGTCCCGGTGGCCTGTTCGCTGCTGCTTGGCCGGAATTTCCGGGAACGGCACAATCCGGTGCTGCACTGGCTGAGCGAACGATATCGCCGCACGGTGGCGTGGGTGTTGCGCCGTCCCGGTCCGGTGCTGGCCGGCGCCGCCGTGCTGATCGTATCGTCGTTGGCCGGCGCCCGGCTCATCGGCACCGAATTCCTGCCGCAACTGGACGAAGGCGGTTTCAACATCCGCTGCATCCTGCCCTCCGGCATCGCGCTCGATGAAGCCCGCCAGTATCCCACGCAGATCCGGGCGGCCCTCGCGCGTTTTCCGGAAGTGCGCGTGGCGATCTCGTCACTCGGGCGCAATGACGACGGCACCGATCCCTATGGACCGAGTCGCATCGAGACGCTGGTGCAGTTGCGCCCCTACGACAGCTGGACCACCGGCCGCACCAAGAGCGATCTGCAGCGGGCCATGCAGCAGGCGCTGGAAACGCAGATGCCCGGTGCGAGCTTCAGCTTCTCGCAACCCATTCTCGACAATGTGAGCGAAGCCGTCACCGGGTCGGCCGCCGATCTCGCCGTACTGGTGAACGGCAATCATCCGGACACCCTGCGTCGTGTGGCGCTGGCGGTGCTCGACGAAGTCCGGCGCGTTCCCGGCGCATCGGCCAGTGGTCTCGAACAGGAAGGACCGCAGACCCAGTTGCTGGTCGATGTCGACCGGGAAGCATTGGCCCGCTACGGCATCGACATCAGTGATGTGAACACCGTGATCGATCTGGCGGTGGCGGGCAGTCCCGTGAGCGAGGTCTACGAGGGCGACCGGCGCTTCGCCATCACGCTCCGGTACACCCGCGAGGCGCGTTCGAGCATTCCCGCCATCGAGAATCTGCAGATCCTCACCACCAGTGGCGCGCGGATTCCCCTGTCGCAGGTGGCGCGCGTGAAGCTGGTGGAGGGACAGACGCTCATCGCGCGGGAGAACGGGGTCCGACAGATCGGCGTGCGCACCAACATCGTCGGCCGGGATCAGGGGAGTTTCGTGGCCGAAGCGCAGGATCGCGTGGCAAAGGCGGTGTCGCTGCCCGATGGTTACGATATCCGCTGGGGTGGACAATTCGAGAATCTGACCCGCGCACGCGAGCGGCTGCTGCTCATCGTGCCGATCACCATTCTGCTGATCTTCGTGGTGCTGTTCGTGCTCTTCGACAACAGCATGATCGATGCGGGCGTGGTGCTGATGAACGTCCCCTTCGCCATGGTGGGTGGTGTCGCCGCACTGCTGCTGCGGAACATCAACTTCAGTGTGTCCGCCGGCGTGGGGTTCATTTCCCTCTTCGGCGTGGCCGTGATGTCGGGTGTCCTGCTGGTGAGCTACATCAACATGCTGCGACAGGAACGGTTGCTGCGGTTGCACCAGGCGGTCCTGGAGGGGGCGGTCACGCAGTTCCGTCCGATCCTGATGATGATGTCGGTGGCACTGATCGGCCTCATTCCCGCGGCCCGCGCCGAAGGCATCGGCAGCGACATCCAGCGCCCCCTGGCGTCGGTGATCGTGGGCGGATTGCTCTCGGCCCTGCTGCTGACGTTGCTGGTGATGCCGGCGCTCTACTTCGTGGTGGAACGCTTCCGTGTGGCCCGTCAGTACCGGCGCCGTCACGCACGTCGGGCACGCGAAGGGGAGGACGATCAGTTCTGA
- a CDS encoding neutral zinc metallopeptidase, which yields MRWNPGGRSDNLEDRRGASGGGGMRGPGGGMRVGLGGMVVLLVLSLIFKRDLITPLTGGGLPSASSSATAPVQDPQEEQMVQFVSFVLDTTQSTWTRLLPQQYQPAKLVLFRDAVQSACGAAESASGPFYCPGDQKVYVDLSFFDQLDRQFGAPGDFAQAYVLAHEIGHHVQNLLGTERQLRSAQQRNPSSANRLSVAMELQADCYAGVWGHEAARAGVLQPGDLEEGLRAASAVGDDHLQKMATGRVSPESFTHGSSAERSRWFRRGFDSGDPRQCDTFTAMSR from the coding sequence ATGCGGTGGAATCCAGGCGGACGCAGTGACAATCTCGAAGATCGGCGTGGTGCGAGTGGCGGCGGTGGCATGCGCGGCCCCGGTGGTGGCATGCGTGTCGGTCTTGGAGGCATGGTGGTGCTGCTCGTGCTCAGCCTCATCTTCAAGCGCGACCTGATCACGCCGCTCACCGGCGGTGGACTGCCCTCGGCTTCGTCGTCCGCGACGGCGCCGGTGCAGGACCCACAGGAAGAGCAGATGGTGCAGTTCGTGTCGTTCGTGCTCGACACGACGCAGTCCACCTGGACGCGCCTGCTGCCGCAGCAGTATCAACCGGCCAAGCTCGTGCTGTTCCGCGATGCGGTGCAGTCGGCGTGCGGTGCGGCCGAGTCGGCGTCGGGGCCGTTCTACTGCCCGGGTGACCAAAAGGTCTACGTCGATCTGTCGTTCTTCGACCAGCTCGACCGTCAGTTCGGCGCACCGGGTGATTTTGCGCAGGCGTATGTGCTCGCGCACGAGATCGGTCATCATGTGCAGAATCTGCTGGGCACCGAGCGGCAGTTGCGTTCCGCACAGCAGCGCAATCCGTCGTCGGCGAACCGTCTCTCGGTGGCGATGGAGTTGCAGGCCGACTGTTATGCGGGCGTCTGGGGACACGAGGCCGCACGGGCGGGTGTGCTGCAGCCGGGTGATCTCGAGGAAGGCTTGCGCGCTGCATCGGCGGTGGGTGATGACCACCTGCAGAAGATGGCCACCGGACGGGTGAGCCCGGAGTCGTTCACGCACGGGTCTTCGGCCGAACGCTCCCGGTGGTTCCGTCGCGGGTTCGACAGTGGCGATCCGCGCCAGTGTGACACGTTCACCGCCATGTCGCGATGA
- a CDS encoding creatininase family protein has product MSDHGNAAPRPGVLAEQTWPAMREGAWPVALLPFGATEPHNTHLPYGTDTMLGAEVAARVAAHAIANGTGVVALPPIPFGVNTTQLDLRFTINIMPSTQLLVLRDVIRSLEPNGVRALVLLNAHGGNELRALVRELQPSTSIILSIVNWWQAADASVFREPGDHAGELETAAIMHIAPGLVDADRSRWGNGQVNPSIFDGTRAGWAWLPRRWTQLTADTGVGDPRSATPEVGAQFMAQAVERISGFCAQLAVADADALWRSE; this is encoded by the coding sequence ATGAGTGACCACGGAAACGCCGCGCCGCGGCCGGGTGTACTGGCCGAGCAGACCTGGCCGGCCATGCGGGAAGGAGCATGGCCCGTGGCGTTGCTGCCGTTCGGCGCGACGGAGCCGCACAACACCCATCTGCCTTATGGCACCGACACCATGCTTGGTGCCGAGGTCGCGGCGCGTGTGGCGGCACACGCCATCGCGAACGGCACCGGTGTGGTGGCGTTACCACCCATTCCGTTCGGCGTGAACACCACGCAGCTCGATCTGCGTTTCACGATCAACATCATGCCGAGCACCCAGCTGCTGGTGTTGCGTGATGTGATCCGGAGTCTCGAGCCGAATGGCGTGCGGGCGCTCGTACTGCTCAATGCGCATGGCGGCAACGAACTGCGTGCCCTGGTGCGGGAACTGCAGCCGTCTACCTCGATCATTCTGTCCATCGTGAACTGGTGGCAGGCGGCAGATGCCTCGGTGTTCCGTGAGCCGGGTGATCATGCCGGTGAACTGGAAACGGCGGCCATCATGCACATCGCGCCCGGACTCGTGGACGCCGACCGCAGTCGCTGGGGCAACGGCCAGGTGAACCCCAGCATCTTCGATGGCACCCGCGCCGGCTGGGCATGGCTGCCTCGGCGTTGGACGCAACTCACGGCCGATACCGGTGTGGGTGATCCACGCTCGGCCACGCCGGAAGTCGGTGCGCAATTCATGGCGCAGGCCGTGGAGCGTATCAGCGGGTTCTGCGCGCAGTTGGCGGTGGCGGACGCTGACGCGTTGTGGCGGAGCGAGTGA